A genome region from Methylorubrum populi includes the following:
- a CDS encoding threonine aldolase family protein: MIDLFSDTQTRPTPGMREAMARAEVGDEQSGSDPTTDALCERVADLLGQEAAVFMPSGTMCNLASILVHCRPGDEIIVDDQSHIYNTEAAGAAAIGGVSVKALPTRVGLFTLAQVEAAVRVPQRTAPRSRLVSIEQTTSFSGGTVWDVGEMRLIRDFAQARGLKAHIDGARLLNAVVATGISAAEYAAGFDSAWIDLSKGLGCPVGAVLCGTRAFIEQAWQWKYRLGGALRQSGVLAAAGLYALDHHMTQLAEDNAHAGRLHRAIADVPGLDFDPTAGQSNILCFTVEGLGITASTFAAACLEDGVRVRAIGTHRIRATAHLDVDRAGIERAAEVIRAKAARFLARD; the protein is encoded by the coding sequence ATGATCGACCTGTTCAGCGACACCCAGACGCGTCCGACGCCGGGCATGCGCGAGGCCATGGCGCGGGCGGAGGTCGGCGACGAGCAGTCCGGCTCCGACCCGACCACCGACGCCCTGTGCGAGCGGGTGGCCGACCTGTTGGGTCAGGAGGCGGCCGTGTTCATGCCGTCGGGCACCATGTGCAACCTCGCCTCGATCCTGGTGCATTGCCGGCCGGGCGACGAGATCATCGTCGACGACCAGTCCCACATCTACAACACCGAGGCCGCGGGTGCGGCGGCGATCGGCGGCGTCTCGGTGAAGGCGCTGCCGACACGGGTCGGGCTGTTCACCCTCGCCCAGGTCGAGGCGGCGGTGCGGGTTCCGCAGCGCACGGCGCCGCGCTCGCGCCTCGTTTCCATCGAGCAGACCACGAGCTTTTCCGGCGGCACCGTCTGGGACGTCGGCGAGATGCGCCTGATCCGCGACTTCGCCCAGGCGCGCGGCCTCAAGGCGCATATCGACGGCGCGCGCCTGCTCAATGCGGTCGTGGCCACGGGCATTTCGGCGGCGGAGTACGCGGCCGGCTTCGACAGCGCCTGGATCGATCTCAGCAAGGGGCTCGGCTGCCCCGTGGGGGCCGTGCTGTGCGGCACGCGGGCCTTCATCGAGCAGGCGTGGCAGTGGAAGTACCGGCTCGGCGGCGCCCTGCGCCAATCGGGGGTGCTGGCGGCGGCCGGGCTCTACGCGCTCGACCACCACATGACCCAACTCGCCGAGGACAACGCCCATGCCGGCCGCCTGCACCGGGCGATCGCCGACGTGCCGGGCCTGGATTTCGATCCGACGGCCGGGCAGTCGAACATCCTTTGCTTCACCGTGGAGGGGCTGGGCATCACCGCCTCGACCTTCGCCGCCGCCTGCCTCGAAGACGGCGTGCGGGTGCGGGCGATCGGCACGCACCGGATCCGGGCGACCGCCCATCTCGACGTGGACCGTGCCGGCATCGAGCGGGCGGCCGAGGTGATCCGGGCGAAGGCCGCGCGGTTTCTGGCGAGGGACTGA
- a CDS encoding DUF4142 domain-containing protein: protein MRMPVTAAACLLMLGAAGIPAHAQSVGEKTGVNALIGVAPSSQDFVTQAVIGDLFETQSSQLALEKSDEKTKVYAQKMIDDHKKVSDELKSVIQTGDMKLDVPTALDASHQSKLDKLKGLSGDDFTKQYHDDQVTAHKNATDLYKRYADGGDNAALKAFALKTKPHLDEHLKMAQDLDRK from the coding sequence ATGAGAATGCCCGTCACCGCCGCCGCCTGCCTGCTCATGCTGGGCGCGGCGGGGATCCCCGCCCATGCCCAGTCGGTCGGTGAGAAGACCGGCGTGAACGCGCTGATCGGCGTCGCTCCCTCCTCGCAGGACTTCGTCACCCAGGCCGTGATCGGCGACCTATTCGAGACGCAGTCGAGCCAGCTCGCCCTCGAGAAGTCGGACGAGAAGACCAAGGTCTACGCCCAGAAGATGATCGACGATCACAAGAAGGTTTCGGACGAGCTGAAATCCGTGATCCAGACCGGCGACATGAAGCTCGACGTCCCGACCGCGCTGGACGCGTCCCACCAGAGCAAGCTCGACAAGCTCAAGGGCCTGAGCGGCGACGACTTCACCAAACAGTACCACGACGATCAGGTGACGGCGCATAAGAACGCCACCGACCTCTACAAGCGCTACGCCGATGGCGGCGACAACGCGGCGCTGAAGGCCTTCGCCCTCAAGACCAAGCCGCATCTCGACGAGCACCTGAAGATGGCCCAGGATCTCGACAGGAAGTAG
- a CDS encoding carboxylate-amine ligase: MAHEYRFGIEEELFLASRRTRAAPRASVSAFHEAARSRLEGVEREMLESQAEICSKPSASFAETHEALAKLRTGLCAIGREHGLKVFAAGTHPTAVWTDQRETAKVRYRKMIETLQMVGRRSIVSGLHVHVEVPEPDRRIDLVNRLMPFLPVLLALSTSSPFYERHRTGLAGYRLRAYAELPRTGLPERFDGAADFERYVRVMTRAGAVEDATYFWWHIRPSIRYPTLELRVADSCTRLKDTLAIAALYRCLVRLCVRRPDLNAGPTGASRGFVMENLWRAQRDGVHAALIDEAVEEAVPVRRLVERLLDLVAEDAAALGCNAQVAHALTIAECGSSADGQVRVHEAALAAGGSARKALSCVIDWLARETGDCAA; this comes from the coding sequence ATGGCACACGAATACCGGTTCGGCATCGAGGAGGAGCTGTTCCTGGCGAGCCGCCGCACCCGGGCGGCGCCGCGCGCGTCGGTCTCGGCCTTCCACGAGGCGGCGCGGAGCCGGCTGGAGGGCGTCGAGCGCGAGATGCTGGAGAGCCAGGCCGAGATCTGTTCCAAGCCCTCGGCGAGCTTCGCGGAGACGCACGAGGCCCTGGCCAAGCTGCGCACCGGCCTGTGCGCGATCGGGCGCGAGCACGGGCTGAAGGTCTTCGCCGCCGGCACCCACCCGACCGCGGTCTGGACCGACCAGCGCGAGACCGCCAAGGTCCGCTACCGCAAGATGATCGAGACGCTGCAGATGGTCGGGCGGCGCTCCATCGTCAGCGGGCTGCACGTCCATGTCGAGGTGCCGGAGCCCGACCGGCGCATCGACCTCGTCAACCGGCTGATGCCGTTCCTGCCGGTGCTGCTCGCGCTCTCGACCTCCTCGCCCTTCTACGAGCGCCATCGCACCGGTCTTGCCGGCTACCGCCTGCGCGCCTACGCCGAGCTGCCGCGCACCGGGCTGCCCGAACGGTTCGACGGCGCCGCCGATTTCGAGCGCTACGTGCGGGTGATGACCCGGGCCGGGGCGGTCGAGGACGCGACCTATTTCTGGTGGCACATCCGCCCCTCGATCCGCTACCCGACGCTCGAACTGCGGGTCGCCGACAGTTGCACCCGCCTGAAGGACACGCTCGCCATCGCCGCGCTCTACCGCTGCCTCGTCCGGCTGTGCGTGCGCCGGCCCGACCTGAACGCGGGGCCGACCGGGGCCTCGCGGGGCTTCGTGATGGAGAACCTGTGGCGGGCGCAGCGCGACGGCGTCCACGCCGCCCTGATCGACGAGGCTGTGGAGGAGGCGGTGCCGGTTCGCCGCCTCGTGGAACGCCTGCTCGACCTCGTGGCGGAGGACGCGGCGGCGCTCGGCTGCAACGCCCAGGTCGCCCACGCCCTCACCATCGCCGAATGCGGCTCCAGCGCCGACGGGCAGGTCCGGGTCCACGAGGCGGCCCTGGCCGCGGGCGGCAGCGCGCGCAAGGCGTTGTCCTGCGTGATCGACTGGCTCGCCCGCGAGACGGGCGACTGCGCGGCGTAA
- a CDS encoding peptidase S10, with product MTQPITRRPRAGALRIGLAGLLSVAVGLGPLPALAQPGPGEGQTQGKGQTSGPNQGRRAPEGRRLPPDATTEHGIDLPNGGSLKFTATAGSLALVDEEGKLQSEIAFIAYTRAGKPEEAAARPITFGVNGGPGAASAYLDIGAIGPWRLPTDGASISPSQAIALQPNPATWLDFTDLVFIDPVGTGYSRAADGDAKKYWSVDADASVLAAAIARYLRQNDRLASPKFFVGESYGGFRGPLIAQKLQQDVGVGLSGLVLLSPVLDFAWLQPARTTPWGFVTRLPSFAAAALERAGTVPSRPLMKEAEAYAAGEYLTDLLKGPADREAVTRLTDKVSALTGLDPQIVRRQAGRLTANSYQREIGRDTGRVSSAYDTGVTGWDPDPTAPHSGFEDPVLDALQAPLTTAMVQLYQGRLNWRVETMRYELLNGAVNRGWNWGSGRSAPEVMGALKDVLALDGRMRVLVAHGFTDLVTPYFTSKLLLDQMPVYGSADRLKLAVYPGGHMFYTRPDSRNAFHDDAAELFARALETRSDGSARQGPASGETTPEKRPTP from the coding sequence ATGACGCAGCCCATCACACGCCGTCCGCGAGCCGGCGCGCTCCGGATCGGTCTCGCCGGCCTCCTGTCCGTCGCGGTCGGGCTCGGCCCGTTGCCGGCCCTCGCCCAGCCCGGTCCCGGCGAGGGCCAGACGCAGGGGAAGGGCCAGACTTCAGGTCCGAACCAGGGCCGCAGGGCGCCGGAGGGGCGGCGCCTGCCGCCGGACGCGACCACCGAGCACGGCATCGACCTGCCGAACGGCGGATCGCTGAAATTCACCGCGACCGCCGGCAGCCTCGCCCTGGTGGACGAGGAGGGCAAGCTCCAGTCCGAGATCGCCTTCATCGCCTACACGCGGGCGGGCAAGCCCGAGGAGGCCGCCGCACGGCCGATCACCTTCGGCGTCAACGGCGGCCCCGGCGCGGCCTCGGCCTATCTCGACATCGGCGCGATCGGCCCCTGGCGCCTGCCGACCGACGGCGCCTCGATCAGCCCGTCGCAGGCGATCGCGCTCCAGCCGAACCCGGCGACCTGGCTCGACTTCACCGACCTCGTCTTCATCGATCCCGTCGGCACCGGCTACAGCCGCGCGGCGGACGGCGACGCCAAGAAGTACTGGAGCGTCGATGCGGACGCCTCCGTGCTCGCCGCGGCCATCGCCCGCTATCTGCGCCAGAACGACCGCCTCGCCTCGCCGAAATTCTTCGTCGGCGAGAGCTACGGGGGCTTTCGCGGGCCGCTGATCGCGCAGAAGCTGCAACAGGACGTCGGCGTCGGCCTGTCCGGGCTGGTGCTGCTCTCGCCGGTGCTCGACTTCGCGTGGCTGCAACCGGCCCGCACCACGCCCTGGGGCTTCGTGACGAGGCTGCCCTCCTTCGCCGCCGCCGCCCTGGAGCGCGCGGGGACGGTGCCGAGCCGGCCGCTGATGAAGGAGGCGGAGGCCTACGCGGCGGGCGAATACCTCACCGACCTGCTGAAGGGCCCGGCCGACCGGGAGGCGGTGACGCGGCTGACGGACAAGGTCTCCGCGCTGACCGGGCTCGATCCGCAGATCGTGCGGCGACAGGCCGGGCGGCTCACCGCGAACAGCTACCAGCGCGAGATCGGGCGCGACACCGGCCGCGTCTCCTCGGCCTACGACACCGGCGTGACCGGCTGGGACCCGGACCCGACCGCGCCGCATTCGGGCTTCGAGGACCCGGTGCTCGACGCGCTCCAGGCGCCGCTCACCACCGCGATGGTGCAACTCTACCAGGGCCGCCTGAACTGGCGCGTCGAGACCATGCGCTACGAACTGCTCAACGGCGCGGTCAATCGCGGCTGGAACTGGGGCTCGGGCCGCTCGGCACCGGAGGTCATGGGCGCGCTGAAGGACGTGCTGGCGCTCGACGGGCGGATGCGGGTGCTCGTCGCCCACGGCTTCACCGACCTCGTCACGCCCTACTTCACCTCGAAGCTGCTCCTCGACCAGATGCCGGTCTACGGCTCGGCCGACCGCCTGAAGCTCGCGGTTTATCCCGGCGGCCACATGTTCTACACGCGGCCCGACTCCCGCAACGCCTTCCACGACGACGCGGCCGAGCTGTTCGCCCGCGCGCTGGAAACCCGCTCGGACGGAAGCGCCCGCCAGGGCCCGGCCTCGGGGGAGACCACGCCGGAGAAGAGGCCGACGCCTTGA
- a CDS encoding DNA polymerase III subunit chi: MTEILFYHLQRQPLEKVLPSLVEKSLERGWQAAIQAVTEERLQALDDGLWTYTDESFLPHGTDRDTDAATQPVVLTLRGTNPNGASIRFLVEGAELPEEAQAYQRICILFDGTDTDALLHAREQWRVAKAAGHAVAYWQQDESGRWTKKA, encoded by the coding sequence GTGACCGAGATCCTGTTCTACCACCTCCAGCGCCAGCCCCTCGAGAAGGTGCTGCCGAGCCTCGTCGAGAAGTCGCTGGAACGCGGCTGGCAGGCGGCCATCCAGGCGGTGACCGAGGAGCGGCTCCAGGCCCTCGACGACGGCCTGTGGACCTACACCGACGAGAGCTTCCTGCCCCACGGCACCGATCGCGACACGGATGCGGCGACCCAGCCCGTGGTGCTGACCCTGCGCGGGACCAACCCGAACGGCGCCTCGATCCGCTTTCTCGTGGAGGGGGCGGAACTGCCGGAGGAGGCGCAGGCCTATCAGCGGATCTGCATCCTGTTCGACGGCACCGACACCGACGCGCTGCTGCATGCCCGCGAGCAGTGGCGCGTCGCCAAGGCCGCCGGCCACGCCGTGGCCTACTGGCAGCAGGACGAGAGCGGGCGCTGGACCAAGAAGGCGTGA
- a CDS encoding DUF350 domain-containing protein — translation MTTISGLPAFLAYFAVSLGLTALYLVTYLTATAHREIALVREGSLAASLALGGSLLGYSIPLSAAVRYAGSLLDCIV, via the coding sequence TTGACGACGATCTCGGGCCTGCCGGCCTTCCTCGCCTACTTCGCCGTCTCCCTCGGCCTGACCGCCCTCTACCTCGTCACCTACCTGACCGCGACGGCGCACCGGGAGATCGCCCTGGTGCGCGAGGGCAGCCTCGCCGCCTCGCTCGCCCTCGGCGGCAGCCTGCTCGGTTACTCGATCCCGCTCTCGGCGGCGGTGCGCTACGCCGGCTCGCTCCTCGACTGCATCGTCTGA
- a CDS encoding CTP synthase, with protein sequence MTRYVFITGGVVSSLGKGLASAALASLLQARGYRVRLRKLDPYLNVDPGTMSPTQHGEVFVTDDGAETDLDLGHYERFTGLAASRADNVTTGRIYLDIITRERRGDYLGATIQVIPHVTNAIKAFVLDGNDGYDFVLVEIGGTVGDIEGLPFFEAIRQIGQERPRGSVCYLHLTLLPYIPSAGELKTKPTQHSVKELRSIGIQPDILLCRCDRPIPVEERRKLGLFCNVRESAVIEALDVDTIYAVPLSYREAGLDREILAHFQMEPEGEPRLERWQTILDRVRNPEGEVTIAIVGKYTGLKDAYKSLTEALTHGGIANNVRVNLEWIEAEVFEREDPAPFLEGLHGILVPGGFGQRGAEGKIRAARYARERNIPYFGICFGMQMAVIEAARSLAGIADANSTEFGETKEPVVGLLTEWMRGNDLERRAAEGDLGGTMRLGAYKATLGAGTKIAKMYGDTEISERHRHRYEVNMAYRECLEAKGLRFSGTSPDGLLPETVEHEGHPWFIGVQFHPELKSRPFEPHPLFEGFIAAAIEQSRLV encoded by the coding sequence ATGACGCGGTACGTCTTCATCACCGGCGGCGTGGTTTCCTCCCTCGGCAAGGGACTCGCCTCGGCCGCGCTCGCCTCGCTGCTCCAGGCCCGCGGCTACCGGGTGCGCCTGCGCAAGCTCGACCCCTACCTCAACGTCGATCCGGGCACGATGAGCCCGACCCAGCACGGCGAGGTGTTCGTCACCGACGACGGCGCCGAGACCGACCTGGATCTGGGCCACTACGAGCGTTTCACCGGCCTGGCCGCGAGCCGCGCCGACAACGTGACCACGGGGCGGATCTACCTCGACATCATCACCAGGGAGCGGCGCGGCGACTATCTCGGCGCCACGATCCAGGTGATCCCGCACGTCACCAACGCCATCAAGGCGTTCGTGCTCGACGGCAACGACGGTTACGACTTCGTGCTGGTCGAGATCGGCGGCACGGTGGGCGACATCGAGGGCCTGCCCTTCTTCGAGGCGATCCGCCAGATCGGCCAGGAGCGCCCGCGCGGCAGCGTCTGCTACCTGCACCTGACGCTCCTGCCCTACATCCCGTCCGCCGGCGAGTTGAAGACCAAGCCGACCCAGCACTCGGTGAAGGAGCTGCGCTCGATCGGCATCCAGCCCGACATCCTGCTCTGCCGCTGCGACCGGCCGATCCCCGTCGAGGAGCGGCGCAAGCTCGGCCTGTTCTGCAACGTGCGGGAGAGCGCGGTGATCGAGGCGCTCGACGTCGACACGATCTACGCCGTGCCGCTTTCCTATCGCGAGGCCGGCCTCGACCGGGAGATCCTGGCGCATTTCCAGATGGAGCCCGAGGGCGAACCGCGGCTCGAGCGCTGGCAGACGATCCTCGACCGGGTGCGCAATCCCGAGGGCGAGGTCACCATCGCCATCGTCGGCAAGTACACGGGACTGAAGGACGCCTACAAGTCGCTCACCGAGGCCCTGACGCATGGCGGCATCGCCAACAACGTGCGCGTCAACCTCGAATGGATCGAGGCGGAGGTGTTCGAGCGCGAGGATCCGGCGCCGTTCCTCGAAGGCCTTCACGGCATCCTCGTGCCCGGCGGCTTCGGCCAGCGCGGCGCCGAGGGCAAGATCCGCGCGGCCCGCTACGCCCGGGAGCGCAACATTCCGTATTTCGGCATCTGCTTCGGCATGCAGATGGCGGTGATCGAGGCGGCGCGCTCGCTCGCCGGCATCGCCGACGCGAACTCCACCGAGTTCGGCGAGACGAAGGAGCCCGTGGTCGGCCTGCTCACCGAGTGGATGCGCGGCAACGATCTGGAGCGGCGCGCGGCGGAGGGCGACCTCGGCGGCACCATGCGGCTGGGCGCCTACAAGGCGACGCTCGGTGCCGGCACGAAGATCGCGAAGATGTACGGAGACACCGAGATCTCCGAGCGTCACCGCCACCGCTACGAGGTCAACATGGCCTACCGCGAATGCCTGGAGGCGAAGGGCCTGCGCTTCTCCGGCACCTCGCCGGACGGCCTGTTGCCGGAGACGGTCGAACACGAGGGCCATCCGTGGTTCATCGGCGTGCAGTTCCACCCGGAGCTGAAGTCGCGCCCCTTCGAGCCGCACCCGCTGTTCGAGGGCTTCATCGCCGCCGCGATCGAGCAGAGCCGGTTAGTTTGA
- the secG gene encoding preprotein translocase subunit SecG — MQTVLIVVHLIIVLALIAVVLLQRSEGGLGLGGGGGGVSGFMTGRGQANALTRATAILAALFFTTSITLAIMAHRSAAPRSILDGTGQPQGQTQADKPVNADNLLDTLRQGGSGQGNLGQGSQPASVPTNAPATPATPAPAPSAPGTPEAPQSR, encoded by the coding sequence ATGCAGACCGTCCTCATCGTCGTCCACCTCATCATCGTGCTGGCGCTCATCGCCGTGGTGCTGCTGCAGCGCTCGGAGGGCGGGCTCGGGCTCGGCGGCGGCGGGGGCGGCGTCTCCGGCTTCATGACCGGCCGCGGCCAGGCCAACGCCCTGACCCGCGCGACCGCGATCCTGGCCGCCCTGTTCTTCACCACCAGCATCACGCTGGCGATCATGGCCCACCGCAGCGCCGCGCCCCGCTCGATCCTCGACGGCACCGGGCAGCCGCAGGGACAGACCCAGGCCGACAAGCCGGTGAACGCGGACAACCTGCTCGACACCCTGCGCCAGGGCGGCTCGGGCCAGGGCAACTTGGGCCAGGGCAGTCAGCCGGCCTCGGTCCCGACCAACGCGCCGGCCACCCCGGCGACGCCCGCGCCCGCCCCGAGCGCGCCCGGAACGCCCGAAGCGCCGCAATCGCGCTGA
- the tpiA gene encoding triose-phosphate isomerase translates to MASEGRRPLVAGNWKMNGLRASVATVEAIRDGLSPALIETIDVLVCPPATLISSCVAAAYGSPIAIGGQNLHARPSGAFTGSISAEMFADLGASYVIVGHSERRAYHYETDDGVHAKALGARRAGLRGIICVGETMEERQQGRALDIVRAQLAIGIPKGATAADTVVAYEPVWAIGSGRTPTPKEIAEVHASLREMLDKMVGHEAHRIRILYGGSVKPSNARELMAVENVDGALVGGASLVAEDFLGICRAYEA, encoded by the coding sequence ATGGCAAGCGAGGGACGCCGTCCGCTGGTTGCCGGGAACTGGAAGATGAACGGTCTGCGCGCCTCGGTCGCGACCGTCGAGGCGATCCGCGACGGGTTGTCGCCGGCCCTGATCGAGACGATCGACGTGCTGGTCTGCCCGCCCGCGACCCTGATCTCCTCCTGCGTCGCCGCGGCCTACGGCTCACCCATCGCCATCGGCGGCCAGAACCTGCACGCCCGGCCGAGCGGCGCCTTCACCGGCTCGATCTCGGCGGAGATGTTCGCCGATCTCGGCGCGTCCTACGTCATCGTCGGCCATTCCGAGCGGCGCGCCTACCACTACGAGACCGACGACGGCGTCCACGCCAAGGCGCTCGGTGCCCGGCGCGCGGGCCTGCGCGGCATCATCTGCGTCGGCGAGACCATGGAGGAGCGCCAGCAGGGCCGGGCCCTCGACATCGTGCGGGCGCAGCTCGCCATCGGCATCCCGAAGGGGGCCACCGCCGCCGACACCGTGGTCGCCTACGAGCCGGTCTGGGCGATCGGCTCGGGCCGCACGCCGACCCCGAAGGAGATCGCCGAGGTCCACGCCTCCTTGCGCGAGATGCTCGACAAGATGGTCGGCCACGAGGCCCACAGGATCCGCATCCTCTACGGCGGCTCGGTCAAGCCCTCGAACGCCCGCGAGCTGATGGCGGTGGAGAACGTCGACGGCGCGCTGGTCGGCGGCGCCAGCCTCGTCGCCGAGGACTTTTTGGGGATCTGCCGCGCCTACGAGGCGTGA
- a CDS encoding SurA N-terminal domain-containing protein, with protein MLQSIRNASRHWLGKVVLTVIFTFLIAGVAIFGVEEFFRGGSSTTVATVGKTPISAEAVRGAYQNQLQRYQAQFKRALTPDQARALGLERQVLAQLITEAALDQKTADLGLAVSDAAVLRAIQEEPSFRNANGAFDRAQFFQTLQRAGLNEAMFVREQRSVIARMQLADAIVSELPVPQALREAVHRFSTERRGASVLTLAPSAAGEIPAPTDAELQAYYDDDKSAFRAPEFRSLNLLVLDPAALAKPEDVSDEEARKLYEANHDRFGKAERRTIQQISFPDEAAAKEARARIESGETPFETVAAERGLDPKELDLGTLTKAELFDPAVGNAAFALEPGKVSEPVKGRFGTVLLRVTAAEPGTVKPFDEVKDEIRKEIALRRVRDGGLDKVQDAIEDARAAAKPLAEIARDQGLTLLGIPAVDAQGNDPSGKPVEGIPDKETTLPAAFRADVGNDTEVLRTKTGGAIWYDVVKIDPSHEKPLAEVRDEAVKGWTKAEVEKRLVAKSKALTERLDKGEAVETVAQEAGLPLKAVTGIARNQTRDDLSNEVVERIFATPVGKAASASSGGGRTVFKVTAAAMPAFVPGTPSDHRLAGSLRTALADDVLAEFIAEVRKSAGVNVDQTALRRALGGEY; from the coding sequence ATGCTCCAGTCCATTCGCAATGCCAGCCGGCACTGGCTCGGCAAGGTCGTGCTGACGGTGATCTTCACCTTCCTGATCGCGGGCGTGGCGATCTTCGGCGTGGAGGAATTCTTTCGCGGCGGGTCGAGCACCACCGTCGCCACCGTCGGCAAGACGCCGATCTCGGCCGAGGCGGTGCGCGGCGCCTACCAGAACCAGCTCCAGCGCTATCAGGCTCAGTTCAAGCGCGCCCTGACGCCGGATCAGGCGCGGGCGCTCGGGCTGGAGCGGCAGGTGCTGGCCCAGCTCATCACCGAGGCGGCGCTCGACCAGAAGACGGCCGATCTCGGCCTCGCCGTCTCCGATGCGGCGGTGCTGCGGGCGATCCAGGAGGAGCCGAGCTTCAGGAACGCCAACGGCGCCTTCGACCGGGCGCAGTTCTTCCAGACGCTCCAGCGGGCGGGCCTGAACGAGGCGATGTTCGTGCGCGAGCAGCGCTCGGTCATCGCCCGGATGCAGCTCGCCGACGCCATCGTCTCCGAATTGCCGGTGCCGCAGGCCCTGCGCGAGGCGGTGCACCGCTTCTCGACCGAGCGCCGCGGCGCGTCCGTGCTGACGCTGGCGCCCTCCGCCGCGGGCGAGATCCCGGCCCCGACCGACGCGGAACTGCAAGCCTACTACGACGACGACAAGTCCGCCTTCCGCGCGCCCGAGTTCCGCAGCCTCAACCTGCTGGTGCTCGATCCGGCCGCGCTCGCCAAACCCGAGGACGTGTCGGACGAGGAAGCGCGCAAGCTCTACGAGGCCAACCACGACCGGTTCGGCAAGGCGGAGCGCCGCACGATCCAGCAGATCAGCTTCCCCGACGAGGCCGCCGCCAAGGAGGCGCGGGCCAGGATCGAGAGCGGCGAGACGCCGTTCGAGACGGTCGCCGCCGAGCGCGGGCTCGATCCGAAGGAACTCGACCTCGGCACGCTGACGAAGGCCGAACTGTTCGACCCGGCGGTGGGCAACGCCGCCTTCGCCCTGGAGCCGGGCAAGGTGAGCGAGCCGGTGAAGGGCCGCTTCGGCACCGTGCTGCTGCGCGTGACCGCGGCCGAGCCGGGCACGGTCAAGCCGTTCGACGAGGTCAAGGACGAGATCCGCAAGGAGATCGCGCTGCGCCGCGTGCGCGACGGCGGGTTGGACAAGGTGCAGGACGCCATCGAGGATGCCCGCGCCGCCGCCAAGCCGCTGGCCGAGATCGCCAGGGACCAGGGCCTGACCCTCCTCGGCATCCCGGCGGTGGACGCGCAGGGCAACGACCCGTCCGGCAAGCCGGTCGAGGGCATTCCGGACAAGGAGACGACGCTGCCGGCCGCCTTCCGCGCCGATGTCGGCAACGACACCGAGGTGCTGCGCACCAAGACCGGCGGCGCGATCTGGTACGATGTCGTCAAGATCGATCCCTCGCACGAGAAGCCGCTGGCGGAAGTCCGCGACGAGGCGGTGAAGGGCTGGACGAAGGCCGAGGTCGAGAAGCGCCTCGTGGCCAAGTCCAAGGCGCTGACCGAGCGCCTGGACAAGGGCGAGGCCGTCGAGACCGTGGCGCAGGAGGCCGGCCTGCCGCTGAAGGCGGTCACCGGGATCGCCCGCAACCAGACCAGGGACGACCTCTCCAACGAGGTCGTCGAGCGCATCTTCGCCACGCCGGTCGGCAAGGCGGCGTCCGCATCCTCCGGCGGGGGCCGCACGGTGTTCAAGGTCACCGCCGCCGCCATGCCGGCCTTCGTGCCCGGTACGCCGAGCGACCATCGACTGGCGGGTTCGCTGCGCACGGCGCTCGCCGACGACGTGCTGGCCGAGTTCATCGCCGAGGTGCGGAAGAGCGCGGGCGTCAACGTCGACCAGACCGCCCTGCGGCGCGCGCTCGGCGGCGAGTACTGA